In a genomic window of Quercus lobata isolate SW786 chromosome 4, ValleyOak3.0 Primary Assembly, whole genome shotgun sequence:
- the LOC115986553 gene encoding very-long-chain aldehyde decarbonylase CER1-like isoform X2 → MGRIMVRLYVILAPWAIHSTYSFIVKDKSERSLSLFLIFPFLLWRMLHNQIWISLSRYWTAKGKNSIVDKSIEFDQVDRESNWEDQILFNGALFYLASKTLTQAENLPLWRTDGVIMTFLLHSGPVEFLYYWLHRALHHHYLYSRYHSHHHSSIATEPITSVIHPFAEHIAYFALFSIPMLTAILTDTASIASIASYLTYIDFMNNMGHCNHELIPKWLFSIFPPLKYLMYTPSFHSLHHTQFRTNFSLFMPLYDYIYSTTDKSTDELYEISLRREAELLDVVHLTHLTTPESIYHLRLGFASLASKPYTSKWYFSLIWPVTLWSMMLNWLYGHTFIVERHRFNKLRLQSWVIPKYTIQYFLQWQNETINNLIEEPILEAEERGAKVLSLGLLNQEEELNRYGALYVERYPKLNVKVVDGSSLAVAVLLNSIPRGTTQVVLRGKLTKVAYALAFNLCQRGIKVLTIREDDFLKLNKSFNTNSESNLIFSVSYYQKIWLVGDGLDEEEQLKAPKGTLFIPISQFPPKKLRKDCYYHSPPAMVTPRSLENMHSCENWFPRRVMNAWRIAGIVHALEGWNEHECGNTMSNIEKVWQASLQHGFQPLLPPTESKC, encoded by the exons ATGGGCCGTATAATGGTGAGGTTG tacgtGATCCTGGCTCCTTGGGCCATTCATAGCACCTACTCATTCATAGTTAAGGATAAGAGTGAAAGGTCCCTTTCACTCTTCCTCATATTTCCATTTCTACTATGGAGGATGCTTCACAACCAAATATGGATTAGTCTCTCTCGTTACTGGACAGCCAAAGGCAAGAACTCGATCGTTGACAAGAGTATCGAGTTTGACCAAGTTGACAGAGAAAGCAATTG GGAAGACCAAATATTGTTCAATGGAGCCTTGTTCTACCTAGCAAGTAAGACATTGACTCAGGCAGAGAACCTACCATTGTGGAGGACAGATGGAGTAATTATGACGTTTCTTCTACATTCTGGTCCTGTAGAGTTTCTCTATTATTGGCTCCATAGAGCACTGCACCACCATTATCTTTACTCTCGCTACCATTCCCATCACCATTCTTCAATTGCCACAGAGCCTATAACTT cTGTCATTCATCCATTTGCGGAGCACATAGCGTATTTCGCGTTGTTTTCCATACCAATGTTAACAGCAATACTTACTGATACTGCCTCTATTGCATCCATTGCTAGCTACCTCACATATATTGATTTTATGAATAATATGGGTCACTGCAATCACGAACTCATTCCAAAATGgctcttttccatctttcctccACTGAAGTACCTCATGTACACCCCCTC GTTTCACTCTCTGCATCATACACAATTTCGTACAAATTTTTCACTGTTCATGCCACTCTATGACTACATATATAGTACCACAGACAAATCTACAGATGAACTATATGAAATTTCACTCAGAAGGGAAGCAGAATTACTAGATGTAGTGCACCTAACTCATCTAACTACACCTGAGTCCATCTATCATCTCAGGCTTGGTTTTGCCTCTTTGGCCTCCAAACCATACACATCAAAATGGTACTTCTCATTGATTTGGCCTGTGACATTGTGGTCTATGATGTTAAATTGGTTATATGGCCATACTTTCATTGTTGAGAGACACCGTTTTAATAAACTCAGATTACAAAGTTGGGTCATACCAAAATACACAATACAA TACTTTCTGCAATGGCAAAATGAGACTATAAATAACTTAATTGAGGAACCCATACTGGAAGCAGAGGAAAGAGGTGCTAAAGTATTAAGCTTAGGTCTCTTGAATCAG GAAGAGGAGCTTAATAGATATGGTGCACTTTATGTTGAGAGGTACCCTAAGCTAAATGTGAAGGTCGTAGATGGGAGTAGTCTGGCAGTTGCTGTTCTGCTAAACAGCATTCCCAGAGGAACAACCCAAGTGGTTCTTAGAGGCAAACTCACCAAGGTTGCTTACGCCTTGGCCTTTAACTTATGCCAAAGGGGTATCAAG GTGCTTACAATACGAGAGGATGACTTTTTGAAGCTAAACAAATCGTTCAACACCAATTCTGAAAGTAATTTGATATTTTCAGTAAGTTATTATCAAAAG ATTTGGTTAGTGGGAGATGGATTGGATGAGGAAGAACAGTTAAAGGCGCCCAAAGGAACATTGTTTATTCCCATCTCACAATTCCCACCAAAGAAATTGCGCAAAGACTGTTACTACCATAGCCCTCCAGCAATGGTGACTCCAAGGTCTCTCGAGAATATGCACTCTTGTGAG AATTGGTTTCCAAGAAGAGTGATGAATGCTTGGCGTATAGCTGGGATTGTGCATGCTTTGGAAGGATGGAATGAACACGAGTGCGGCAACACAATGTCCAACATTGAGAAAGTTTGGCAAGCAAGTCTTCAACATGGATTTCAGCCTTTGCTGCCTCCAACTGAATCAAAATGCTAA
- the LOC115986553 gene encoding very-long-chain aldehyde decarbonylase CER1-like isoform X1, giving the protein MATKPGILTDWPWTPLGRFKYVILAPWAIHSTYSFIVKDKSERSLSLFLIFPFLLWRMLHNQIWISLSRYWTAKGKNSIVDKSIEFDQVDRESNWEDQILFNGALFYLASKTLTQAENLPLWRTDGVIMTFLLHSGPVEFLYYWLHRALHHHYLYSRYHSHHHSSIATEPITSVIHPFAEHIAYFALFSIPMLTAILTDTASIASIASYLTYIDFMNNMGHCNHELIPKWLFSIFPPLKYLMYTPSFHSLHHTQFRTNFSLFMPLYDYIYSTTDKSTDELYEISLRREAELLDVVHLTHLTTPESIYHLRLGFASLASKPYTSKWYFSLIWPVTLWSMMLNWLYGHTFIVERHRFNKLRLQSWVIPKYTIQYFLQWQNETINNLIEEPILEAEERGAKVLSLGLLNQEEELNRYGALYVERYPKLNVKVVDGSSLAVAVLLNSIPRGTTQVVLRGKLTKVAYALAFNLCQRGIKVLTIREDDFLKLNKSFNTNSESNLIFSVSYYQKIWLVGDGLDEEEQLKAPKGTLFIPISQFPPKKLRKDCYYHSPPAMVTPRSLENMHSCENWFPRRVMNAWRIAGIVHALEGWNEHECGNTMSNIEKVWQASLQHGFQPLLPPTESKC; this is encoded by the exons ATGGCTACTAAACCAGGAATTCTCACAGACTGGCCATGGACGCCTCTTGGAAGATTTAAG tacgtGATCCTGGCTCCTTGGGCCATTCATAGCACCTACTCATTCATAGTTAAGGATAAGAGTGAAAGGTCCCTTTCACTCTTCCTCATATTTCCATTTCTACTATGGAGGATGCTTCACAACCAAATATGGATTAGTCTCTCTCGTTACTGGACAGCCAAAGGCAAGAACTCGATCGTTGACAAGAGTATCGAGTTTGACCAAGTTGACAGAGAAAGCAATTG GGAAGACCAAATATTGTTCAATGGAGCCTTGTTCTACCTAGCAAGTAAGACATTGACTCAGGCAGAGAACCTACCATTGTGGAGGACAGATGGAGTAATTATGACGTTTCTTCTACATTCTGGTCCTGTAGAGTTTCTCTATTATTGGCTCCATAGAGCACTGCACCACCATTATCTTTACTCTCGCTACCATTCCCATCACCATTCTTCAATTGCCACAGAGCCTATAACTT cTGTCATTCATCCATTTGCGGAGCACATAGCGTATTTCGCGTTGTTTTCCATACCAATGTTAACAGCAATACTTACTGATACTGCCTCTATTGCATCCATTGCTAGCTACCTCACATATATTGATTTTATGAATAATATGGGTCACTGCAATCACGAACTCATTCCAAAATGgctcttttccatctttcctccACTGAAGTACCTCATGTACACCCCCTC GTTTCACTCTCTGCATCATACACAATTTCGTACAAATTTTTCACTGTTCATGCCACTCTATGACTACATATATAGTACCACAGACAAATCTACAGATGAACTATATGAAATTTCACTCAGAAGGGAAGCAGAATTACTAGATGTAGTGCACCTAACTCATCTAACTACACCTGAGTCCATCTATCATCTCAGGCTTGGTTTTGCCTCTTTGGCCTCCAAACCATACACATCAAAATGGTACTTCTCATTGATTTGGCCTGTGACATTGTGGTCTATGATGTTAAATTGGTTATATGGCCATACTTTCATTGTTGAGAGACACCGTTTTAATAAACTCAGATTACAAAGTTGGGTCATACCAAAATACACAATACAA TACTTTCTGCAATGGCAAAATGAGACTATAAATAACTTAATTGAGGAACCCATACTGGAAGCAGAGGAAAGAGGTGCTAAAGTATTAAGCTTAGGTCTCTTGAATCAG GAAGAGGAGCTTAATAGATATGGTGCACTTTATGTTGAGAGGTACCCTAAGCTAAATGTGAAGGTCGTAGATGGGAGTAGTCTGGCAGTTGCTGTTCTGCTAAACAGCATTCCCAGAGGAACAACCCAAGTGGTTCTTAGAGGCAAACTCACCAAGGTTGCTTACGCCTTGGCCTTTAACTTATGCCAAAGGGGTATCAAG GTGCTTACAATACGAGAGGATGACTTTTTGAAGCTAAACAAATCGTTCAACACCAATTCTGAAAGTAATTTGATATTTTCAGTAAGTTATTATCAAAAG ATTTGGTTAGTGGGAGATGGATTGGATGAGGAAGAACAGTTAAAGGCGCCCAAAGGAACATTGTTTATTCCCATCTCACAATTCCCACCAAAGAAATTGCGCAAAGACTGTTACTACCATAGCCCTCCAGCAATGGTGACTCCAAGGTCTCTCGAGAATATGCACTCTTGTGAG AATTGGTTTCCAAGAAGAGTGATGAATGCTTGGCGTATAGCTGGGATTGTGCATGCTTTGGAAGGATGGAATGAACACGAGTGCGGCAACACAATGTCCAACATTGAGAAAGTTTGGCAAGCAAGTCTTCAACATGGATTTCAGCCTTTGCTGCCTCCAACTGAATCAAAATGCTAA